The following proteins are encoded in a genomic region of Mycteria americana isolate JAX WOST 10 ecotype Jacksonville Zoo and Gardens chromosome 14, USCA_MyAme_1.0, whole genome shotgun sequence:
- the NCOA6 gene encoding nuclear receptor coactivator 6 isoform X1 produces MVLDDLPNLKDTYASLYSSAMEVLEVDFDSGLEEDELKQEAAPEDSTIFVAFKGNIGDRDFEQKLDVILENVPGLLHMESNKLKLQKIEPWNSVRVTFNIPREAAERLRILAQNNNQQLRDLGILSVQIEGEGAINLALAQNRSQDVRINGPLGASNSVRMETGFPMQGGQGLIRMSNAAAVMMSQSGNVPSSMVASGASAELQPRTPRPSSQPDAMDPLLSGLNIQQQNHPSGSLAPQLHSMQSVPVNRQMNSANFQQLQQQTQLQTRPPQPHQQPQQGIRPSFTSPAQVPVPPGWNQLPSGALQPPPTQGALGTLTVNQGWKKAPLPGQMQQQLQARPSLATVQTPTHPPPPYPFGSQQASQAHSNFPQMSNPGQFTAPQMKSLQGGPSRVPTPLQQPHLTSKSPASSPSSFQQGSPASSPTVNQTQQQMGPRPPQSSTLPQGFQQPVSSPSRNPMVQQGNVPPNFMVMQQQNQGPQGLHPGLGGMPKRLPPGFPAGQANQNFMQGQVPSTAPGTPVNSGAPQLQTSQNVQHTGGQGSGPPQNQMQAPHGPPNMMQTNLMGLHGNMNNQQAGASGVPQVNMGNIQGQPQQGPQSQLMGMHQQIVSSQGQMVNIQAQGSLNPQNQMILSRTQLMPQGQMMVTPQNQNLGPSPQRMTPPKQMIPQQGQQMMSTHNQMMGPQSQVLLQQNSMMEQMMTTQMQGNKQPFSTQNQSNVMTGPAQLMRGPTPNMQGNMVQFTGQMMAQQGPVNGNPSQVMGIQGQVLRPTGPGPHISQQLGDTTTTNNDVNLTQMLPDVPVQQPNMVPSHMQAMQGNNNASGSHFSGHGLPFNTGFSGTPNGNQISCGQNPVFPVNKDVTLTSPLLVNLLQSDISAGHFGVNNKQNNQNANKPKKKKPPRKKKNNQQLEQTTSSEPRAAGLEESDQSSTSGEQGMNLDNSGPKLSEFASRPPGYPSQPVEQRPLQQMPPQLMPHTQQQQPQQQQQPPQPPPQQAQAPPQTPQQQQQMMMMLMMQQDPKSVRLPVPQGVHPPRGPLNPDAQRMPVQQSGNMPVMVNLQGPGSVPPSPDKQRISLPGNPPLGNNARKMVYQDNVQNPSSSPLGEVSSVSSLPEGGGAEGPPASGAQNNLTSHLVVSQNQLMMPGPKPGPSPLSTAQGASPQQQSNSLPSALTHHFPNVATPSQTSRPKTPNRASPRPYYPQTPNNRPPSTEPSEISLSPERLNASIAGLFPPQINIPLPPRPSLNRGFDQQGLNPTTLKAIGQAPSNLTVNNQSSFAAPQSHKLEGMVINSGKQTNTGGTKRASPSNSRRSSPGSSRKTTPSPGRQNSKAAKLSLTTQQNPSLLQNMELQRNMMAGPSSLPTPVTTSFQNNNMLSNQNPAISVPAMTGIPEDNKESLSVPQDNECQSAQGIQGNKDQPSIELKGIPTPEMKMLVPDEQSKKDGQGLDTSKLPVLEESKTMVSPAMREAPTSLSQLLDNSGAPNVTIKPPGLTCLEMAPIVTTGEELKKIAVIPPLQDSSSSKEPSNSLSLPQNNEPCSNPGHQELGEINSNVAQSVPPVMQRPVSSSSISGPLPPNQITVFVTSNPITSSANTSAPLPSHLQPALVSTVVTMPNVGNKVMVSEGQSAVQSNARPQFITPVFINSSSIIQVMKGSQSSTIPAAPMTSNSNLMPQSVAVVGPLHIPQNIKFSGPAPPSTSSSSPVSSIPTSRPLVFNPLAPPIQLPSPATTSSSVPSHLPAQQVKDFSPEETSSQSGGSSDQCSVTATQSGPVVSPLLTSSPGSGNRRSPVSSSKGKGKVDKIGQLLLTKACKKVTGSLEKGEEQYALDGEAEGQGLETSVPNSLGTEQSPAELDNKTVTPPAPSLIKQSTSGPGNSSVSTVAAAPASASPSVPTSTPPTSVLSVVTTPAVPDLAPAAPSTNGGSHGGLPAEQTGVGVVEEKAGAHQELLQSAASSQHLTQKKSSVATSESTVQRTELETNAPVVAGQRNILSHFISNETKENCEKSKTPNRRNSRTEDSTASQETVENGQRKRSSRPASASSTAKETSASAMQSKRRKSK; encoded by the exons ATGGTTTTGGATGATCTACCTAACTTAAAAGATACATATGCCTCCTTGTACTCCTCAGCCATGGAAGTCTTAGAGGTGGATTTTGATTCAGGACTGGAGGAAGATGAACTGAAGCAGGAGGCTGCTCCTGAGGATTCCACGATCTTTGtagcttttaaaggaaacataGGTGACAGAGACTTTGAGCAGAAACTAGATGTCATATTGGAGAATGTGCCTGGCCTTTTACACATGG AATCCAACAAGTTAAAACTACAGAAGATAGAGCCTTGGAACAGTGTCCGCGTTACCTTTAATATACCCCGTGAAGCTGCTGAGCGGCTGCGAATTCTGGCTCAGAATAATAACCAACAGCTTCGTGACCTGGGAATTCTCTCAGTTCAAATTGAAG GGGAAGGTGCTATCAATTTAGCTTTAGCTCAAAACAGAAGCCAAGATGTCCGAATCAATGGGCCCCTGGGAGCAAGCAACTCAGTGCGAATGGAAACAGGGTTTCCCATGCAGGGGGGACAAG gtttaaTAAGAATGAGCAATGCTGCAGCTGTCATGATGTCCCAGAGCGGAAATGTGCCCTCCTCTATGGTGGCAAGTGGTGCTAGTGCTGAGCTGCAGCCAAGAACACCTCGGCCTTCTTCACAGCCAG ATGCAATGGACCCACTCTTGTCTGGGCTAAATATCCAGCAGCAAAATCATCCATCTGGATCTTTAGCTCCCCAGCTCCATTCAATGCAGTCAGTTCCTGTAAACAGGCAGATGAACTCAGCCAACTttcagcagctacagcagcagaCGCAGTTGCAGACACGTCCTCCCCAGCCACatcagcagccacagcagggTATTCGACCTTCATTTACTTCACCAGCACAGGTTCCAGTTCCCCCTGGCTGGAACCAGCTTCCTTCTGGAGCACTTCAGCCTCCTCCAACCCAGGGAGCATTGGGTACATTGACAGTAAACCAGGGTTGGAAAAAGGCCCCATTGCCTGGACAAATGCAACAGCAACTTCAAGCAAGACCATCTCTAGCAACAGTACAAACTCCTACTCATCCTCCACCTCCATATCCTTTTGGAAGCCAGCAAGCTTCCCAGGCTCACTCAAACTTTCCCCAAATGAGCAATCCTGGCCAGTTTACTGCTCCTCAAATGAAAAGTCTTCAGGGAGGGCCCTCACGGGTTCCTACGCCACTACAACAACCCCACCTGACCAGCAAGtctcctgcttcctctccctcctccttccagcagGGATCTCCTGCATCATCTCCAACAGTTAACCAGACGCAGCAGCAGATGGGACCAAGGCCTCCCCAGAGTAGCACGCTTCCCCAGGGATTTCAGCAGCCTGTCAGTTCTCCTAGTCGTAATCCTATGGTGCAACAGGGGAACGTACCCCCCAACTTCATGGTgatgcagcagcaaaaccaaggtCCACAAGGTTTACACCCTGGTTTAGGAG GAATGCCCAAGCGCCTCCCCCCGGGGTTCCCTGCAGGCCAGGCTAACCAGAACTTCATGCAAGGTCAGGTGCCTTCCACAGCTCCAGGAACACCGGTGAACAGCGGAGCGCCACAGCTGCAAACTAGCCAAAACGTGCAGCACACAG gtggcCAAGGATCTGGACCTCCTCAAAATCAGATGCAAGCACCACATGGCCCACCAAATATGATGCAGACCAATCTAATGGGACTTCATGGAAATATGAACAACCAGCAGGCTGGTGCTAGTGGGGTGCCACAAGTTAACATGGGCAACATACAGGGACAGCCTCAGCAAGGACCACAGTCTCAGCTTATGGGAATGCATCAGCAAATTGTATCCTCTCAAGGACAGATGGTAAACATTCAGGCTCAGGGATCGCTGAACCCTCAAAACCAGATGATACTTTCTCGAACTCAGCTCATGCCACAAGGCCAAATGATGGTgacaccacaaaaccaaaatcttggTCCTTCTCCCCAAAGGATGACCCCACCCAAACAGATGATTCCCCAGCAGGGACAACAGATGATGTCTACACACAATCAGATGATGGGACCTCAGAGCCAGGTCTTGTTGCAGCAAAACTCGATGATGGAACAGATGATGACCACTCAGATGCAAGGAAATAAACAGCCTTTTAGTACTCAAAACCAGTCCAATGTTATGACGGGGCCAGCTCAACTGATGAGAGGACCAACCCCAAACATGCAAGGAAACATGGTGCAGTTCACTGGGCAGATGATGGCGCAGCAAGGCCCTGTGAATGGTAATCCTTCTCAGGTTATGGGAATTCAAGGGCAAGTTTTAAGACCCACTGGACCTGGTCCTCACATATCTCAGCAACTTGGGGATACTACTACAACAAATAATGATGTGAACTTGACACAGATGTTACCTGATGTTCCTGTGCAGCAGCCAAACATGGTGCCTTCTCATATGCAAGCAATGCAAGGAAACAACAATGCTTCAGGGAGTCATTTCTCTGGCCATGGGCTGCCTTTCAATACAGGGTTTAGTGGAACGCCAAATGGGAATcagatttcctgtgggcagaatcctGTTTTTCCTGTTAATAAAGATGTTACACTCACAAGTCCGCTCTTGGTTAACCTTCTACAAAGCGATATATCAGCAGGACACTTTGGTGtgaacaacaaacaaaataatcagaaTGCCAACAAGCCGAAGAAGAAGAAGCctccaaggaagaagaaaaataatcaacaaCTAGAACAAACAAC ttcttcagaacCACGTGCAGCTGGCCTGGAGGAGAGTGATCAGTCGTCAACATCTGGAGAACAAGGAATGAATTTAGATAATTCAGGCCCTAAACTTTCAGAGTTTGCAAGTAGGCCACCAG GTTATCCATCTCAGCCAGTGGAACAAAGACCACTTCAGCAGATGCCACCTCAACTCATGCCACatacgcagcagcagcagccgcagcagcagcagcagccaccacagccaccaccacaGCAAGCCCAGGCACCACCACAaacaccacagcagcagcagcagatgatgaTGATGCTTATGATGCAGCAGGATCCCAAATCAGTCAGGCTTCCTGTACCACAAGGAGTTCACCCACCTAGAGGGCCTCTGAATCCAGATGCTCAACGAATGCCAGTGCAGCAGAGTGGTAACATGCCAGTAATGGTTAACCTCCAAGGTCCTGGATCAGTGCCTCCATCTCCTGATAAACAAAGAATTTCCTTGCCAGGCAATCCTCCTCTGggaaataatgcaagaaaaatgGTTTATCAAGATAATGTACAGAATCCTTCCAGCTCACCCCTCGGAGAGGTTTCATCAGTATCCTCCCTTCCAGAAGGAGGTGGAGCTGAAGGCCCCCCAGCATCAGGAGCTCAGAATAATTTGACGTCTCATTTAGTAGTTTCACAGAACCAATTAATGATGCCGGGACCCAAACCTGGACCATCCCCACTTTCAACTGCCCAAGGTGCAAGTCCCCAGCAGCAGTCTAATTCTCTGCCTAGCGCTCTTACACACCATTTTCCAAATGTTGCCACCCCGTCACAAACTTCAAGGCCTAAAACACCAAACAGAGCAAGCCCAAGGCCGTACTATCCTCAGACTCCTAATAACCGTCCACCTAGCACAGAACCGTCAGAAATAAGCTTGTCGCCAGAGAGACTCAATGCTTCTATAGCTGGTCTGTTCCCTCCCCAAATTAATATTCCTTTACCTCCCAGGCCTAGTCTCAATAGAGGATTTGATCAGCAGGGTCTTAATCCCACTACTTTGAAGGCCATTGGACAAGCCCCATCAAATCTCACAGTTAACAATCAGTCTAGTTTTGCTGCTCCACAGTCACACAAATTGGAAGGCATGGTCattaattcaggaaaacaaaccaacactGGAGGAACAAAGAGAGCAAGTCCAAGCAATAGTCGAAGGTCCAGTCCTGGATCCAGCAGGAAAACTACACCAAGCCCTGGTAGACAGAATTCGAAAGCAGCTAAATTATCATTGACAACTCAGCAGAATCCATCTCTCTTGCAGAACATGGAATTACAAAGAAATATGATGGCTGGTCCCTCTTCTTTGCCAACACCTGTGACTAccagttttcaaaataataacaTGCTAAGTAATCAGAATCCTGCAATTTCTGTACCTGCTATGACTGGCATTCCTGAAGACAATAAAGAGAGCCTTAGTGTGCCTCAAGATAATGAGTGTCAAAGTGCACAAGGTATCCAAGGTAACAAAGACCAGCCCAGTATTGAACTAAAAGGTATCCCTACtccagaaatgaaaatgttggttCCAGATGAACAGTCAAAAAAAGATGGGCAAGGCTTAGACACCAGTAAGCTTCCAGTCTTGGAGGAAAGTAAAACCATGGTATCTCCAGCTATGAGGGAGGCACCAACTTCCTTAAGTCAACTTCTTGATAATTCTGGAGCTCCTAATGTAACCATTAAGCCCCCTGGACTGACTTGTCTTGAAATGGCACCAATAGTCACCACTGGTGAGGAGCTAAAGAAGATAGCTGTCATTCCTCCACTGCAAGATTCATCCTCGAGCAAAGAGCCATCTAATTCACTTAGCTTGCCTCAAAATAACGAACCCTGTTCAAATCCAGGGCACCAGGAACTGGGAGAAATAAACTCAAACGTTGCACAGAGTGTTCCTCCAGTAATGCAAAGGCCTGTCAGCTCTTCTTCTATTTCAGGTCCTTTACCCCCCAACCAGATAACAGTTTTTGTAACTTCAAACCCTATTACATCATCTGCTAATACATCAGCACCGTTGCCATCTCACTTGCAACCTGCGTTAGTGTCGACTGTTGTCACAATGCCCAATGTAGGGAACAAAGTTATGGTTTCTGAGGGACAGTCAGCAGTTCAGTCTAATGCCCGGCCACAGTTTATTACACCCGTTTTTATAAACTCATCGTCAATAATTCAGGTTATGAAGGGCTCTCAATCAAGTACGATTCCAGCAGCCCCGATGACTTCTAACTCTAATCTAATGCCTCAATCGGTCGCGGTCGTGGGTCCTTTGCATATACCGCAGAATATAAAATTCTCCGGGCCTGCCCCTCCCAGCACGTCATCCAGCAGTCCTGTTTCTAGTATTCCCACCAGCAGGCCACTGGTTTTTAATCCCTTGGCACCTCCTATTCAGCTGCCTTCTCCCGCTACAACTTCTTCCAGTGTTCCTTCACATCTTCCTGCTCAGCAAGTCAAAGACTTCAGCCCAGAGGAGACTTCTTCTCAAAGTGGTGGGTCGAGTGACCAGTGCTCTGTTACAGCTACGCAGTCTGGACCTGTTGTTTCACCTCTTCTTACGAGTAGTCCAGGATCTGGGAACAGACGCAGTCCTGTTTCATCGagtaagggaaagggaaaagtagACAAGATTGGCCAACTCTTGCTGACTAAAGCATGCAAAAAAGTCACTGGCTCCCTTGAGAAGGGGGAAGAGCAATATGCTTTGGATGGAGAAGCAGAAGGTCAGGGACTAGAAACGTCGGTCCCAAATAGTTTGGGAACAGAGCAATCACCAGCAGAACTAGATAATAAAACTGTGACACCTCCAGCACCCAGTCTTATAAAACAGAGCACTTCTGGGCCTGGCAATTCGAGTGTCAGCACtgtggctgctgctcctgcctccgcGTCTCCAAGCGTACCAACAAGCACTCCTCCTACGAGCGTACTGTCGGTTGTAACCACTCCCGCAGTCCCAGACCTCGCACCTGCAGCACCAAGCACTAATGGTGGTAGCCACGGCGGTTTACCAGCTGAGCAAACCGGGGTCGGTGTGGTGGAGGAAAAAGCAGGAGCACATCAGGAACTGCTACAAAGTGCAG CATCCTCTCAacatttaacacagaaaaaaagttcAGTTGCAACATCAGAAAGTACTGTTCAAAGAACAG AACTTGAAACAAATGCTCCAGTAGTTGCTGGTCAAAG